From the Xiphophorus hellerii strain 12219 chromosome 20, Xiphophorus_hellerii-4.1, whole genome shotgun sequence genome, the window TTTCCTGTTCCTTGAAATCACAACTGCTCAAAGCAGATCCAGACATTGGTTCTGCTGgagttttcttcctgttaaacaCAAATCAGTCGCCCTGTTCTTCCACAACCTTTTGGGACTTCAGTAAAGCAAAAAGTGGAATCTCCTGACTGACTTGGattgacaactttttttcttctttttttgcaagCGCCATTGTACCACCTTGTTAATCAGACTGAGTTGTTTATACACTGATAACATTAAATTGAGCAATTGGATTAGATAAAGTAATTTGAAAGCcctgtaaaaatgtcttttgttgAGAAATGGtgacatgtaaataaaataataaaagaagaagTGGGTTACATCATGCATATGGTTGTGTGATTTCATCTCAATATAAATCTGTCTGTTCTGTGAATTGAGCATTGGTGTTaaacttcttttcattttgggtcaaaTCAAGATCAAGAATGTCCTCAGATGTCATCACATTGTGGCAGAATGTGATGATAAAGCTACCtacaaacaaaatgtcaaaatattaataaatggcttttctgcatttgaaatgaaatattcaCATTGATCTAATCTGCTACTATAGAGACAAAACTGCTGTCATTTggttgatatattttttaagcacACAACTCTCATCTTGAAGGTTCTATTTCCAGCTTAGatgactacaaaaaaaaaaaatcttgccaGCCGGATTTGGCTGGAAATTattggtgaacaaacagcatcaaaaGGCCCAAGTAGGCCAGCCGACTGGTTAAGGATGAATTCGCTCTGAGGAGATCTTACTGACTCACGTGGAGGAGAGATGAAGAGGACAAATGTGAAGGTACAGTTTGAGGAATAATGGCGCTGCAAAACAACAGCGTGCAGTGTGACTACGAAGCGAGTATGTCAGGTTTTCCATGGGCGAAACCATCGACCCACTAACTCATCAGCCACCAGGAAAATGTCCGGTAGGAGAATGCCAGTCCAACCCTGCTCAAGAACCAGGGTTGGAAAACATTGATTTAGACCTCTAGTTCAGTTCTAAAAGGATGTAAAAAGTCATCTTTTCATTTCCTACTCAtcttatatttaataaattccCCAGCATCTTCTAATCTTCTTGAACAACTTGAACAAATGAtgtttcatgcagtttcatcCTCATTCACTCCTAATTTCAACAGCTCAAAGTTAAATTTACCTTCTTGTTTGTCTTCATCAAATAAGTACATTAAAAGCACGAAGCCGCATTGTTCCTTTTGTCTGCTTGAAATGATTCAGAACTCATTTCTGGCCTCGTGCACAAAGAGTCACTCTGGGACATGAGGATATTTTCAGAATTACAGACAAGGGCCCATCTCTTTTGTGTGACCTCTCCTCACAGAAAACCATGTGTTTGTCACACACACTGGAAAACAAGCTTTACACAACAGGAGTGTGAAATCACCATGTTCCAAGACTGGGAGTGGTGGCGGGGTGGTTGGGCTCTCAGCggactaaaagaaaaaaaaaatatctggtgCTCTTGGACAACATGAGGCACAAACAAAGGCTCCCGAATTAATGAGTAGACTCAGGTAACTTTGTTCTCATCTCTCCAGGAGTTGGCATTTCAAACTCAATTACTGTTCAACTACAGACACGACAAACTCTTATGTAACAATGAAATGACGTGATTTAATTAGAATACAGTTGTTCCTTAGACGCTAATGTTATTAGATATATAATTTAAACTAAACAATAATTATTCTTAAACTGAAAAAACCTTAATATctctaaataaagttaaaacagCAACAGTAACATTATTGGTCATTTTGACATTAATATGTACATCACATTATTTGTGATAGGATATAGCTAAAAGCTATTGAGTTCATATATGTATTTGATCTTCTACCTATATGTATATGCTTTTTACAGATTGTAGAAGTTTGTCATCAGTAACTTTGAGGACACtgcattacaaataaaacacatacaaaTTAAGTTTGTCTTCtacaaaattagcaaaaactACGTATCCAGATTTTACAATAGCCCAAAGCTtacaaaattatgtttgtaaCAAATAACTTTCAATTTATCTATTCCTGGGGAAATCATCAAATGTTTGGCCCATATAGTAATGTGAAAATTTGAATAGTATTGTAGTAGGTTtttgttattataaaaaaatatttcctatttttttaattcttgtttCAACTGTTAGAATTTCCACTTCCAAAATTCATCATTCTCCTTCTTTTAAAGTATATATTTAttccgttttttttctttaactaaaatttgaagaaaaaaaaaaaaagaaaattctcatGAATATCACAGAGAAACgtgaagtttagaaaaatgaGCAGCGACGTTACAAAATCTTGAATTTCTACATCTATCTACAAAGTTGACGCTTTCAGTGGTCAACGGTCCCATGGCGCCATCTGGCGTCCAGAATAGGGAACAACGACGCTGCTGCGTAACATCCGGCTTAAACATGGCTGCGCCCTGACGAATGTCACACTCTCTtgtgagaaagaaaacattttggtaatattTGCAGGTCGATCAAGAGTGGAGCGAAACATCGAAAGGAGAAAGCTGTGACTATCATCTGTGCGTCATTCTCCGCCCTGAGaggtttttctcatttctttatcTTACACTTAAAAATAGCTTAGCATCGACTGGACCGTAGTTTTGCTATTTACAATGCAATGACATTTGCACAGTTTTCTTTCAGCTTAAGCCGAGTTTAGTGGAGGAAACTACAAGCTAATATAGTAATCTCAACATTTATGTCAGTTTAAGCGTGTCTTATTTTCTGCAGGGTGATTCATCATGGTGCATTTATGTGAgtataaaatttaatttccttttttgatATAGAAGACAGTTACGAAGGTActctgcaaaaaatataaaccacCGAAAACATAGTCTTTATTTTGACCTTTGCTGGTTTTTCGTCAGGTACCTGTCAtcatatttacataattttagATCAAACGAGTACTACATTTCAACCTTACAGCTTTAATCAGTAAGTTGGTAATCTCCTTATCAAATAAATTCCTAAAATAACTCTGGGAATTCATCATTAATATAAGAAACTAACATTCAGTAAGACagaaaaagcagtttttcaTCATCTTGTTGGAAGATATTTGCCATCAGAAGTTGTAGCTgttggcaaaaaagaaaaaaaaaaatatgtgcattATTAAATTTACACTGatccaaatacattttcaacaaaaaattattttaaatagaatGTAAACTATAATTTGTTTGTatgaaagttaatttttatcAACGGAAGTTTGCCATATCTTACTCATGCAATGAGTTAatttaagaagaagaagaagcatgTTTTCCTCTGATGGTCCTTTTTGTCCTGATGTCCTCATGCAGCGTCCCTCCTTTTGAAGAACTACCACGCCGGCTACGTCGTCATCCGGCTCGCCCTCGCAGGCCACAAACAAGCCAACCGACCCTTTTATCGCATCGTGGCGGCTTACAACAAGAGGTCAAGGGATGGTAAATACATCGAGCAGCTGGGCAGCTTCGACCCGCTCCCTAACATCTACAATGAGAAGCTTGTTAGTTTCAACTTCGACCGGATCAAGTACTGGATCGGCTGCGGTGCTCACACGTCCAAACCGGTGGCCAAACTTCTAGGTGTGTGCTCATTTTCTTTGACACGAATTGTAGCCTGTGACAAGATTACACAATTTTGTTGTTGGGCAATTCAGTTAATTCATGAGGAATTGTTTAATCAAGGAGGTCCTTACAGTAACGTTTCATCAGCACCTGCACCTTAGAAACTGCTTTGAAgttctttactttattttcttctgtttcttctgttttttttttaaatttcttttcatatttaccTCTCAAATATTTATGTGCATTCAACATTACCTGAAGCACCTTGATAATGTACTTTGATTCAAAGGTTTGTTGAAGAAACAAAGTTCCTGAAACTATCAGTGGATAAAACTAAGTACTGTATTTTCATGACTATAAATCATACTTTTCATACTTTGGCTGGTTACGCAACTTATAAGTGTTTTTTATTCCTCCTCATGACAAATTTTTTGacatgttaaatgttaattcaTATTGACGGACATGAACCATGGATTAGAGTTTTTTGGCGTTACTGCCAAATACAAATGTACTCCATACTTTAGtgatttttatgtgtaaaataaaaataaagtaaagcaATGTATAATTTCCCTTTCACTACTTTGAGGTTGGTCTAATTTATGAAACACCCCTAAAATACTTTGTGGTTTTATCTGGAACACGAGTAAATCCATAGAAAGTTTAGTAGccttaatatttttgcaaggcactgtgaaTGAGCCAGGCTGTATCTGCTTctgaactttaaaaacaacttttctttcttacatCCACAGGGTTGTCTGGGTTTTTCC encodes:
- the mrps16 gene encoding small ribosomal subunit protein bS16m, with product MVHLSSLLLKNYHAGYVVIRLALAGHKQANRPFYRIVAAYNKRSRDGKYIEQLGSFDPLPNIYNEKLVSFNFDRIKYWIGCGAHTSKPVAKLLGLSGFFPLHPMTVTEAERRRAQAKLAETEEEKQADV